From the genome of Longimicrobiales bacterium, one region includes:
- a CDS encoding multicopper oxidase family protein, translating into MPLQSHPLSASPWLATALLAVGHLHASGQIPDVSSICSDRPPATGESLFSADRAVPERTGSDAARPASDLYCMDLFSTTRGGQAAGVIELRKPWSPFGVTVTAEGRHRHDLKAWIARLPDPSSLGPYTTYVAWATPLALDPVIKLGEVANGLNNLGEVAFNKYLVWVTAEASADVVERSGPLIIRGRSPSSRMEAHDLLALAPSAEMGVPEMTGDGSDWTMPPMYAGVPMLPGVMQSRPVVAPFRPAVDLNTLPAARPRDIVTLPDGGTLDLTAGFVRKSVAGRDLVMMAFNEQIPGPLIEVTEASTIFVNFTNDTPLPAAVHWHGLRLDNRYDGVPGVTQDPVQPGESFRYTIHFPDPGIYWYHPHHREDVSQELGLAGNMLVEPLASDYYNEVDHEEVVMLDDLLLGADDVVPFGEESANYMLMGRFGNVFLTNGEPEYGLDVDPGDVVRFHFTNASNTRTFNIAFRPTDAPNGEPLPIKVIGSDVGRFERESMSESVTLAPAERYVVEVLFPEGGAYAMTNRVQGINHRQGLFLEESAVLGQITVSGATSESASDHAHDFESLRTHDAVVEDIDRYRPLFDGPTDHELVLTLEVDNLPMAIEQSMNLDWIYFNPVEWSGTMPVMNWATSGAEVQWLLRDPRTGAQNDAIDWAFKVGDVVKVRVTNDRAAFHSMQHPLHIHGQRFLVLEQNGVPNKNMVWKDTVLLPAGSTTDILLELSNPGRWMVHCHIAEHLESGMKFVFDVEGN; encoded by the coding sequence ATGCCGTTGCAATCACATCCTCTCTCAGCGAGCCCCTGGCTTGCCACCGCACTCCTTGCCGTGGGGCACCTCCACGCTTCCGGGCAGATTCCCGACGTCTCGTCGATCTGTTCTGACCGCCCGCCCGCCACGGGGGAGTCGCTCTTCTCCGCCGACCGGGCAGTGCCGGAGCGCACCGGGTCAGATGCAGCCCGCCCGGCGTCCGACCTCTACTGCATGGACCTCTTCTCGACGACCCGAGGAGGACAAGCTGCCGGGGTGATCGAGCTTCGAAAGCCATGGTCCCCCTTCGGGGTCACGGTCACGGCCGAAGGGAGACATCGACACGATTTGAAAGCATGGATCGCTCGACTGCCTGACCCCTCATCCCTCGGGCCCTACACGACCTACGTGGCCTGGGCGACGCCCCTCGCGCTCGATCCCGTGATCAAACTCGGCGAGGTAGCGAACGGTCTGAACAACCTCGGCGAAGTGGCGTTCAACAAGTACCTGGTCTGGGTGACTGCGGAAGCGTCCGCCGATGTCGTAGAGCGGAGCGGGCCGCTGATCATCCGAGGTCGCTCCCCGTCGAGCCGCATGGAAGCGCATGACCTCCTTGCCCTAGCACCGTCGGCAGAGATGGGTGTGCCCGAGATGACGGGCGATGGGAGCGACTGGACGATGCCCCCGATGTATGCCGGCGTCCCAATGCTGCCAGGGGTGATGCAGTCGCGGCCCGTCGTCGCGCCATTCCGGCCTGCGGTGGATCTGAACACGCTCCCCGCTGCCCGGCCTCGCGACATCGTGACGCTGCCCGATGGGGGCACGCTGGACCTGACTGCCGGCTTCGTCCGGAAATCGGTGGCCGGTCGGGACCTCGTGATGATGGCATTCAACGAGCAGATCCCGGGGCCGCTGATCGAGGTCACGGAAGCCTCGACGATCTTCGTGAACTTCACAAACGACACGCCGCTCCCAGCGGCCGTCCACTGGCACGGTCTGCGGCTCGACAATCGCTACGACGGAGTCCCGGGGGTCACGCAGGACCCAGTACAGCCAGGCGAAAGCTTCCGGTACACGATCCACTTCCCCGATCCCGGGATCTACTGGTACCACCCGCACCATCGCGAAGACGTGTCTCAGGAGTTGGGACTCGCGGGCAACATGCTCGTCGAACCGCTGGCCTCAGACTACTACAACGAGGTCGACCACGAAGAGGTCGTCATGCTGGACGACCTCCTGCTCGGCGCTGACGATGTGGTTCCGTTCGGCGAAGAGTCTGCGAACTACATGCTCATGGGACGCTTCGGGAACGTCTTCCTCACGAACGGTGAGCCGGAGTACGGACTCGACGTAGATCCCGGCGACGTCGTCCGATTCCATTTCACAAACGCATCCAACACCCGCACCTTCAACATCGCGTTCCGCCCCACGGACGCCCCCAATGGCGAGCCGCTGCCGATCAAGGTCATCGGATCAGACGTTGGCAGATTCGAGCGGGAGTCGATGTCGGAGAGCGTCACTCTGGCCCCCGCTGAGCGGTACGTCGTCGAGGTACTGTTCCCCGAGGGCGGAGCTTACGCGATGACCAACCGCGTGCAGGGCATCAACCACCGTCAGGGACTTTTCCTGGAGGAGTCGGCCGTGCTGGGCCAGATCACGGTTTCGGGTGCCACCTCTGAGAGCGCCTCGGATCACGCTCATGACTTCGAGTCCCTTCGGACCCATGACGCGGTCGTCGAGGATATCGACCGCTATCGACCGCTCTTCGACGGACCCACCGACCACGAGCTCGTCCTTACACTCGAGGTCGACAACCTGCCGATGGCAATCGAACAGTCCATGAACCTCGACTGGATCTACTTCAACCCCGTCGAATGGAGTGGCACGATGCCCGTCATGAACTGGGCAACGAGCGGGGCCGAGGTCCAGTGGCTTCTACGGGATCCCCGAACTGGAGCGCAGAACGACGCGATCGACTGGGCGTTCAAGGTCGGAGACGTGGTGAAGGTGCGGGTCACCAACGATCGGGCCGCGTTCCACTCCATGCAGCATCCCCTGCACATCCATGGACAGCGCTTTCTTGTTCTTGAACAGAACGGTGTGCCGAACAAGAACATGGTCTGGAAGGACACCGTCCTGTTGCCGGCGGGGTCCACAACGGACATCCTCCTCGAACTGTCCAATCCGGGGCGATGGATGGTGCACTGCCACATCGCCGAGCATCTCGAATCCGGAATGAAATTCGTCTTCGACGTCGAAGGAAACTGA
- a CDS encoding MoxR family ATPase — protein MEQATVDESSSVFDALAGAVHERVVGQDQAVEGLLVALLTGGHILLEGLPGLAKTLMVRTLAEAIHTDFRRIQFTPDLLPTDIVGTPVFDQSSGEFRVQKGPIFSNIILADEINRAPPKVQAALLEAMEERQVTIAGETFPLDDPFMVLATQNPVELHGTYPLAEAQLDRFAMKLEIGYPNRAEEKTIVRRVASGETIPVETVITVDAIAAGRKKVAAVRLEDEVLDYIVELTFATREPSQYGLKDLAPLIEYGASPRATIFLTRTARARAFLEGRDFVMPDDVKAMAPMVMRHRIRTTYEADARGIDSDAIVSRVLEAVPSP, from the coding sequence GTGGAGCAAGCCACGGTCGATGAAAGCTCGAGTGTTTTCGATGCGTTAGCAGGAGCGGTCCACGAGCGTGTCGTGGGCCAGGACCAGGCAGTAGAAGGACTCCTGGTCGCGCTGCTGACAGGTGGGCATATCCTCCTTGAGGGGCTGCCAGGTCTCGCGAAAACGCTCATGGTGCGGACTCTCGCTGAAGCGATCCACACCGACTTTCGGCGTATTCAGTTCACACCCGACCTGCTACCGACAGACATCGTCGGAACACCGGTCTTCGACCAATCTTCCGGCGAATTCCGGGTGCAAAAGGGGCCAATTTTCTCGAACATCATCCTCGCTGATGAGATCAATCGGGCTCCACCCAAGGTGCAGGCGGCATTGTTGGAGGCGATGGAGGAACGACAGGTCACGATTGCGGGTGAGACCTTTCCGCTCGACGACCCCTTCATGGTCTTGGCAACTCAGAATCCAGTCGAGCTGCACGGAACGTACCCGCTCGCCGAAGCCCAGCTCGACCGCTTCGCCATGAAGCTGGAAATCGGCTATCCGAACCGCGCAGAGGAGAAGACCATCGTACGCCGCGTCGCGTCTGGGGAGACCATTCCGGTCGAGACCGTGATCACTGTCGACGCGATCGCTGCGGGCCGTAAAAAAGTGGCAGCCGTTCGGCTCGAGGACGAGGTCCTCGACTATATCGTCGAGTTGACCTTCGCGACGAGAGAACCGAGCCAGTATGGGCTGAAGGATCTTGCCCCACTCATCGAGTACGGCGCGTCTCCACGAGCGACGATCTTCCTGACACGCACCGCCAGGGCTCGTGCCTTCCTCGAAGGTCGAGACTTCGTCATGCCTGACGACGTTAAGGCGATGGCACCCATGGTCATGCGCCACCGGATCCGCACGACGTATGAAGCGGACGCGCGCGGTATCGACTCCGATGCCATCGTGAGCCGAGTCCTCGAGGCCGTGCCCTCACCCTGA
- a CDS encoding DUF58 domain-containing protein — protein MSGGHHVFSPEVTAQLRRIELTTRGLVESLFSGEYHSIFKGRGLEFSDVREYQPGDDVRSIDWNVTARRGRLFIKEFVEERQLNALVVVDLSASKAFGTGAKDNATIASEISAILALAATTNNDRVGLLLVTDEIEHFVPPDTGRRHALRLVLELLAWQPKGRGTRISTGLAFAERVLRQRTTVFLISDFLTGEGSDPDLARAARKLAWHHDLVPIRLTDPASSELPNVGMLAVSDPETGERTVLNTSSRRVREEFRTRALSVREGIDQVFRDLNLDTIDLDTTADYLPPLIGFFRRRAATSR, from the coding sequence ATGTCCGGGGGTCACCACGTATTCTCTCCTGAGGTCACAGCTCAGCTTAGGCGCATCGAGCTGACGACACGGGGATTAGTGGAGTCGCTCTTCAGCGGCGAGTACCACTCTATCTTCAAGGGACGTGGTCTCGAGTTCTCCGATGTTCGGGAGTATCAGCCCGGGGATGACGTGCGTTCCATCGACTGGAACGTGACCGCCCGAAGGGGCCGCCTCTTCATTAAAGAGTTCGTCGAAGAACGTCAGTTGAACGCGCTGGTCGTGGTCGACCTCTCCGCGTCAAAAGCGTTCGGAACAGGCGCGAAGGACAATGCGACGATCGCGTCCGAGATTTCCGCGATTCTGGCGTTGGCCGCGACGACCAACAACGACCGCGTCGGCCTTCTCCTCGTCACCGACGAGATCGAGCACTTCGTCCCACCGGACACTGGACGAAGGCACGCGCTCCGACTGGTCCTCGAGTTGCTCGCGTGGCAGCCGAAAGGGCGCGGCACCCGCATATCGACAGGACTCGCGTTCGCAGAGCGGGTACTCCGCCAGCGAACCACGGTCTTCCTTATCAGCGACTTTCTGACCGGGGAAGGCTCAGACCCCGATCTGGCTCGGGCGGCCCGAAAACTCGCGTGGCACCACGACCTCGTCCCAATTCGGCTGACCGACCCGGCTTCTTCCGAATTACCGAACGTCGGAATGCTGGCTGTGAGTGATCCGGAGACGGGTGAGCGCACTGTTCTGAATACGAGCAGTCGTCGCGTAAGGGAGGAATTCAGGACACGGGCACTCTCCGTGCGAGAAGGGATCGACCAGGTCTTTCGCGACCTCAACCTCGACACCATCGATCTCGATACGACCGCCGACTACCTGCCACCGCTTATCGGATTCTTCCGTCGAAGGGCGGCGACCAGTCGATGA
- a CDS encoding NAD-dependent epimerase/dehydratase family protein yields the protein MSATRKDFLKISAAGAAAFGLDPSKVLGAPTSTLSSTLEPFLQPQRQVQEAPRALDILILGGTGFIGPFEVRYALDRGHNVTLFNRGSGRALFPYLETLVGDRNGDYESLRGRKWDLVIDNSTSRPDWVELAANFLKDSVDHFMYVSSRSAYSDLSSVPMSIAAPTWTYETAGLTPGDELPYGLAKAESERTAMGIMPGRTTIVRPGLIIGPGDETDRFTYWPVRIDRGGEVLAPGDGSDPVQIIDVRDFTEFMIHLGEDSTMGIFNCVGPRNPRPMAELLYGIRAATTEECTFTWVDREFLAERGVRAYAEMPVWRPPVAGREGFAQFDLTPEVEAGLTFRPLAVTARDTLEYHHSRPAARQADLRSGLDAAREVEVLAEWHAQRG from the coding sequence ATGAGCGCGACCCGCAAAGACTTCCTCAAGATCTCCGCCGCTGGCGCCGCCGCGTTCGGACTCGATCCGTCCAAGGTCCTTGGAGCTCCGACGTCCACGCTTTCGTCGACCCTTGAGCCCTTCCTGCAACCCCAACGTCAGGTTCAGGAGGCGCCGCGAGCGCTCGACATCCTCATCCTTGGAGGCACCGGCTTCATTGGTCCGTTCGAGGTGCGCTACGCGCTCGACAGAGGTCACAACGTCACGCTGTTCAATCGCGGTTCCGGAAGAGCACTCTTCCCCTATCTTGAGACACTCGTCGGAGATCGAAACGGTGACTACGAGTCTCTGCGAGGAAGAAAATGGGACCTCGTCATCGACAACTCGACCTCCCGCCCCGACTGGGTAGAACTGGCGGCGAACTTCCTGAAGGACTCCGTCGATCATTTCATGTATGTGTCGTCGCGCTCGGCATACTCGGACCTATCGAGCGTCCCGATGTCGATTGCGGCTCCAACGTGGACGTACGAGACAGCGGGACTCACACCTGGAGACGAGTTGCCATACGGCCTCGCGAAAGCCGAGTCCGAGCGCACCGCGATGGGGATCATGCCAGGTCGGACCACCATCGTCAGACCAGGCCTGATTATCGGCCCGGGCGACGAGACAGACCGGTTCACATACTGGCCGGTTCGTATCGACCGTGGAGGCGAGGTTCTCGCGCCCGGCGACGGATCGGATCCAGTCCAAATTATCGATGTGCGCGACTTCACTGAGTTCATGATCCATCTCGGCGAAGACTCGACCATGGGCATCTTCAACTGTGTAGGCCCGAGAAATCCCCGCCCAATGGCAGAGCTCTTGTACGGCATCCGAGCTGCGACCACAGAGGAATGCACCTTCACTTGGGTCGATCGCGAGTTCCTCGCAGAACGTGGAGTCCGAGCCTATGCCGAAATGCCCGTGTGGCGTCCGCCGGTGGCGGGCAGGGAAGGCTTCGCTCAATTCGATCTGACCCCTGAAGTCGAAGCAGGTCTAACCTTCCGCCCGCTTGCTGTCACGGCACGTGACACGCTGGAGTACCACCACTCAAGACCCGCAGCACGTCAGGCGGACCTTCGGTCGGGGCTGGACGCCGCTCGTGAGGTCGAGGTTCTCGCGGAGTGGCACGCACAACGCGGATAA
- a CDS encoding aminotransferase class I/II-fold pyridoxal phosphate-dependent enzyme, translated as MSKNQVSRRHFVGGATAAAALGTLGLTPTVAEAKLRRAAERGIRRLPGGAPMLRDLQSQVDAYDALAHLSSNENPFGPSEKAIEAMTYAFKYSMRYGYPDNNVQQRIADAHGVPRDHVLMGAGSGEILDVVGLTWLAADKKVVGVEPSYGSVYQHATGIDADTILLPLESDYRQNIERMVDVTNQNARDVGFVYLCNPNNPTGVTVTADEVAYLLDNIPQDIPVLIDEAYHHFVEDPAYEESLKYVREGRRVIVARTFSKIFGMAAMRIGFAIAPPDMIAEMRPYSTGSVNALARWGAVASMEDTPSSERMLAHNRQWRNKTVSDVEGLGFEVIPSQTNFFMVNLRTNIAPIRQAFRDRGVAVGRNFPPMLEHLRVSVGNEEEMGRFMNAFEDIMKNAAAGAGA; from the coding sequence ATGAGCAAGAACCAAGTCTCCCGCAGACACTTCGTCGGAGGCGCGACGGCTGCCGCCGCCCTCGGCACGCTCGGACTCACGCCCACGGTGGCCGAAGCCAAGTTGCGCCGCGCCGCCGAGCGCGGAATTCGACGCCTCCCTGGTGGCGCTCCGATGCTCCGGGATCTCCAGTCGCAGGTCGATGCATACGACGCACTCGCGCATCTCTCGTCGAACGAGAATCCGTTCGGGCCATCAGAGAAGGCCATCGAGGCGATGACCTACGCGTTCAAGTACTCGATGCGGTACGGCTATCCCGACAACAACGTCCAGCAGCGTATCGCGGACGCGCACGGTGTGCCTCGAGATCACGTCCTCATGGGTGCGGGATCAGGCGAGATTCTCGACGTCGTGGGCCTGACCTGGCTGGCCGCGGACAAGAAGGTCGTCGGTGTCGAGCCCTCATACGGTTCGGTGTATCAACACGCGACTGGAATCGATGCAGATACGATCCTCCTGCCCCTTGAGTCAGACTACCGCCAGAACATCGAGCGTATGGTCGACGTCACGAATCAGAACGCCCGGGACGTGGGCTTTGTGTACCTCTGCAACCCGAACAACCCCACCGGAGTTACAGTCACCGCCGATGAGGTGGCGTACTTGCTCGACAACATCCCGCAGGACATTCCGGTGCTGATCGACGAGGCGTACCACCACTTCGTCGAGGATCCGGCATACGAAGAGTCCTTGAAGTACGTGCGCGAGGGGCGCCGTGTGATCGTCGCCCGCACCTTCTCAAAGATCTTTGGAATGGCTGCGATGCGGATCGGCTTCGCCATCGCGCCGCCCGACATGATTGCGGAGATGCGTCCGTACAGCACAGGCAGTGTCAACGCACTCGCGCGATGGGGTGCCGTCGCATCGATGGAGGACACGCCCTCCTCAGAGCGCATGCTTGCGCACAACCGGCAGTGGCGAAACAAGACGGTCTCCGACGTCGAGGGCCTGGGATTCGAGGTGATTCCCTCGCAGACGAACTTCTTCATGGTGAACCTCCGGACCAACATCGCTCCGATCCGGCAGGCCTTCCGTGACCGGGGGGTGGCCGTTGGTCGCAACTTCCCACCAATGCTGGAGCACCTGCGGGTCTCGGTCGGAAACGAAGAAGAGATGGGCCGATTCATGAACGCGTTCGAAGACATCATGAAGAATGCCGCGGCTGGAGCGGGTGCCTGA
- a CDS encoding DsrE family protein, which produces MTDRATGASTLRRALLTAAAIALGIGTWETEAEAQQTQDGPMIQSAGAVFSVDTDFFTPTDRDYKVAFEIAQPSSSPDQLNPTINTVARFLNMHAQAGVSEDRLSGAIVAHGPASFELLDNEAYRARFGVDNPNAELIKELIANGQPVLLCGQSAASRNVPTEGLIPGVQVALSAITAFMLLQEQGYSVNPW; this is translated from the coding sequence ATGACTGACCGAGCCACCGGGGCCTCGACCCTTCGCCGGGCGCTTCTCACTGCCGCCGCAATCGCTCTTGGCATCGGGACCTGGGAAACGGAGGCAGAAGCGCAGCAAACTCAGGACGGCCCGATGATTCAGTCTGCTGGGGCAGTTTTTTCCGTGGACACCGATTTTTTCACCCCTACCGATCGTGACTACAAGGTCGCCTTCGAAATTGCACAGCCGTCCTCTTCTCCGGACCAGTTAAACCCCACCATCAACACGGTCGCACGCTTTCTGAACATGCACGCCCAGGCGGGGGTGTCTGAGGATCGACTCAGCGGAGCGATCGTCGCGCACGGGCCAGCCTCCTTCGAGCTCCTCGACAATGAGGCCTACCGCGCCCGGTTCGGCGTCGACAACCCGAACGCTGAACTCATCAAGGAACTCATCGCAAATGGGCAGCCAGTGCTCCTCTGTGGCCAAAGCGCCGCATCGAGGAACGTGCCCACGGAAGGTCTCATCCCAGGGGTTCAGGTCGCCCTTTCGGCGATCACCGCCTTCATGCTGCTCCAGGAACAGGGATATAGCGTAAATCCCTGGTAG
- a CDS encoding amidohydrolase family protein has product MRLHTTALSAALACLALTAVGPDQVAAQNFDEFVAVPMGTVALTHAKVIDGTGAPAMLDQTILIEGDRIIAIGQSGSVHVPANANIVDLTGQTVIPGLVGMHNHSYYTGGSGRAAQLSFSGSRLYLASGVTTIRTTGAQQPYAELNLKREIDTGNVIGPTMFTTGPYLTGEQVGGGTMTQLSDPEQARRVVRYWAEEGVSWFKAYTWISRAELGAAIDEAHKLGVKVTAHLCSVGYREAVALGIDNVEHGLFANSEYAPNKVEDECPAGFRNSFPDLDVNGPEVQATFRDMIDNGVPMTSTPVVYEISVSGRPPIDERIFDVLAPEIAEEVRAISVARRAGQGAIPPAQYAKAMEYERAFVAAGGLLAAGVDPTGYGAAPPGFGDQRNYELLLEAGFSAPEVIQIMSLNGAKVLEIDGEVGSVATGKIADLVVIDGDLEAVGNLHGTSIVFRHGIGWDSPKLIESVRGVVGIR; this is encoded by the coding sequence ATGAGACTCCACACCACAGCCCTCTCTGCAGCACTGGCCTGCCTCGCTCTCACGGCAGTTGGGCCCGACCAGGTGGCAGCTCAGAATTTCGACGAGTTCGTCGCAGTGCCGATGGGCACAGTAGCCCTCACGCATGCGAAGGTCATCGATGGGACCGGTGCCCCGGCGATGCTGGATCAGACCATTCTGATTGAAGGAGATCGAATCATCGCCATCGGGCAGTCTGGTTCAGTCCACGTGCCTGCCAATGCCAACATCGTCGACCTCACGGGCCAGACGGTGATCCCAGGACTCGTGGGGATGCACAACCACTCCTACTACACGGGTGGAAGCGGCCGCGCGGCGCAGCTCTCCTTCTCAGGCTCACGGCTCTACCTGGCCTCGGGTGTCACGACAATCCGTACCACGGGCGCTCAGCAGCCGTATGCGGAACTGAACCTCAAAAGGGAAATCGATACGGGCAACGTCATTGGCCCGACGATGTTCACGACCGGCCCATACCTGACCGGCGAGCAAGTCGGTGGTGGAACCATGACCCAGCTCAGCGATCCTGAACAGGCGCGCCGTGTAGTGCGCTACTGGGCTGAAGAGGGCGTCAGCTGGTTCAAGGCCTACACGTGGATCTCACGCGCGGAGCTCGGCGCGGCGATCGACGAGGCGCACAAGTTGGGCGTTAAAGTCACGGCTCATCTGTGCTCTGTGGGATACCGGGAAGCCGTCGCGCTTGGCATCGACAACGTCGAACACGGACTTTTCGCGAACAGCGAGTACGCGCCCAACAAGGTTGAGGACGAGTGTCCTGCCGGCTTCCGGAACAGCTTCCCGGACCTCGATGTGAATGGTCCCGAAGTGCAGGCGACGTTCCGGGACATGATCGACAACGGTGTACCCATGACGTCTACGCCGGTGGTCTACGAGATCTCGGTATCTGGCCGCCCCCCCATCGACGAACGCATCTTTGATGTACTCGCACCTGAGATTGCTGAAGAAGTCCGTGCGATCTCCGTCGCACGACGGGCCGGACAAGGAGCGATTCCGCCTGCGCAGTACGCTAAAGCAATGGAGTACGAGCGTGCCTTCGTGGCCGCTGGCGGTCTTCTGGCGGCTGGCGTAGATCCAACCGGATACGGGGCAGCCCCTCCAGGATTCGGTGACCAGCGTAACTACGAATTGCTGCTCGAAGCAGGCTTCTCTGCCCCCGAGGTCATCCAGATCATGAGTCTGAACGGGGCCAAGGTTTTGGAAATCGACGGCGAAGTCGGAAGCGTTGCGACCGGCAAGATCGCGGATCTCGTGGTCATCGACGGTGACCTCGAAGCGGTCGGGAATCTCCACGGGACGAGCATCGTGTTTCGACACGGTATCGGCTGGGACTCACCCAAGCTGATTGAGTCGGTTCGCGGAGTGGTCGGAATCCGCTGA
- a CDS encoding metal-dependent transcriptional regulator has translation MLNPTIALTVFGVLCVLSGLLVWPKWGVVARYLRLVRLSERVLLEDAVKHVYTCESIGRDVSLESLAGQLEVSTGRAADLLKLLAESLLVRNEASGPKLTDAGRNSALRLVRAHRLWERYLADRTGVPAGEWHAEAERMEHALSAEEAEALAARLGHPAWDPHGDPIPTAGGELPVVERLSLVSADVGRTFEIVHLEDEPRVIYDALLRDGLDLGTRLEVAERSDRGVRLRSHGRERTLDNVVCRNVTVRMLPEGERADAPVATLADLSPGESAQVVGISPACQGSQRRRLLDLGVVRGTEIEAVFSSASGDPIAYSIRGALIALRREQATWIRIDVPSMSAALSEDVA, from the coding sequence ATGCTTAATCCTACAATCGCACTCACCGTTTTCGGCGTCCTCTGTGTTCTATCAGGACTGCTTGTTTGGCCGAAGTGGGGTGTCGTGGCCAGGTACCTGAGACTTGTGCGCCTCAGCGAACGGGTGCTTCTCGAGGATGCGGTCAAACACGTCTATACCTGTGAGAGCATTGGAAGAGATGTCTCCCTTGAAAGTCTTGCCGGGCAACTCGAGGTGTCCACAGGCCGGGCAGCCGACCTGTTGAAGCTGCTGGCCGAGTCCCTGTTGGTACGCAACGAAGCTTCGGGCCCGAAGCTCACGGACGCGGGCCGCAACTCAGCTCTGCGGCTGGTCCGTGCGCATCGTCTTTGGGAACGGTACCTGGCGGACCGGACCGGGGTGCCCGCAGGTGAGTGGCATGCGGAAGCAGAAAGAATGGAGCACGCCCTGTCCGCGGAAGAGGCGGAGGCGCTGGCGGCCCGGCTTGGGCATCCAGCTTGGGATCCCCATGGAGATCCGATTCCCACAGCGGGTGGAGAGCTGCCGGTGGTCGAACGTCTGTCGCTCGTGAGCGCGGACGTTGGGCGCACATTTGAGATCGTACATCTGGAAGATGAACCCCGTGTCATTTACGACGCGCTTCTACGGGATGGCCTCGACCTGGGGACTCGACTCGAAGTGGCAGAAAGAAGTGACCGCGGGGTTCGCCTGCGATCACACGGGCGTGAGCGCACGCTCGACAATGTCGTCTGTCGCAACGTTACGGTCCGGATGCTCCCAGAGGGTGAGCGAGCCGATGCTCCTGTAGCGACCCTCGCCGATCTGTCCCCTGGGGAGTCCGCTCAGGTTGTCGGGATTTCGCCTGCGTGCCAAGGCTCCCAGCGCAGGCGGCTGCTGGACCTCGGAGTGGTCCGAGGCACGGAGATCGAGGCGGTGTTCAGCAGCGCGTCAGGTGACCCGATCGCGTACTCGATTCGTGGTGCGCTGATCGCACTGCGACGCGAGCAGGCCACGTGGATCCGGATTGACGTCCCTTCGATGAGCGCCGCTCTGTCCGAGGACGTCGCCTGA
- a CDS encoding VWA domain-containing protein: protein MALASPLWLWLAAVLPAIAWWLAPRRAGGIILAQAGDEGAAPVRKNVLETLPLALRLGALAALIVAMAGPQMVRVYEDPQVEGVGIALAIDLSTSMWAEDMGARQSRLAVAKTTALRFIDARTDDIGLVSFAGEAFTRLPLTHDGFVVKAAVEGLEVGLLTDGTDIAGAIAAGAGLLKDVPHRSKVLILVTDGAHNKAGVMPDLAARAAAAVGVTIYPVAIGQEQGRDTRSMETVLTQAARITGGQYFKATDASALDDIYDEIDRLVQPSEETIQRVETTAYAWVFALIALGLLALASALRGSRWGVLP from the coding sequence GTGGCACTCGCCTCTCCCCTGTGGCTGTGGCTGGCAGCAGTGTTGCCTGCTATCGCTTGGTGGCTCGCGCCTCGCCGAGCCGGCGGAATCATCCTGGCTCAAGCAGGCGACGAGGGGGCGGCACCGGTACGCAAGAATGTCCTCGAGACGCTTCCCCTCGCTCTGCGACTGGGAGCCCTCGCGGCATTGATCGTGGCGATGGCGGGTCCCCAGATGGTCCGCGTCTACGAGGATCCTCAAGTCGAAGGCGTCGGCATTGCTCTCGCGATCGACCTGTCCACTTCGATGTGGGCGGAGGACATGGGCGCGCGGCAAAGTCGCCTCGCCGTTGCAAAGACGACGGCTCTTCGCTTTATCGACGCTCGCACCGATGACATCGGGCTTGTCAGCTTTGCCGGTGAAGCATTCACCCGCCTCCCTCTTACTCACGACGGATTCGTAGTCAAGGCGGCGGTCGAGGGGTTAGAGGTCGGGCTTCTGACCGACGGCACCGATATCGCCGGCGCGATCGCCGCTGGGGCAGGTCTCCTGAAGGATGTCCCCCACCGTTCGAAGGTCCTCATCCTGGTCACGGACGGGGCACACAACAAAGCCGGTGTCATGCCCGACCTCGCGGCGAGGGCCGCAGCGGCTGTGGGCGTAACGATCTACCCGGTGGCTATTGGTCAGGAGCAGGGCCGCGACACGCGATCTATGGAAACCGTACTGACCCAGGCAGCTCGGATCACGGGCGGCCAATACTTCAAGGCCACGGACGCCTCCGCGCTCGACGACATCTACGATGAGATCGACCGGCTCGTTCAACCGTCCGAGGAAACGATCCAGCGTGTCGAGACGACGGCGTACGCGTGGGTCTTCGCGTTGATCGCACTCGGACTCCTGGCGTTGGCGTCCGCGCTGCGGGGCTCCCGCTGGGGGGTGCTCCCATGA